One genomic window of uncultured Erythrobacter sp. includes the following:
- the rimM gene encoding ribosome maturation factor RimM (Essential for efficient processing of 16S rRNA), whose amino-acid sequence MSADQIELAAISGAHGVSGEVRLKLFGEGVDALSQHKSFNDGALTLKKIRSDNKGGAVARFAESSDRNAAEKLRGTLLTVSKDTLPALEEGEYYHADLIGLRVETDAGTTVGRVIAVENFGATDILEIAKDPVPAKGMKTFMVPMTKAAVLSWDTEKLAIAGDFADQ is encoded by the coding sequence GTGAGCGCGGATCAAATCGAACTCGCAGCCATTTCCGGCGCGCACGGTGTCTCAGGCGAGGTTCGCCTCAAATTGTTCGGGGAGGGCGTGGACGCGCTCTCCCAGCACAAGAGCTTCAATGATGGCGCTCTGACGCTCAAAAAGATCCGCTCCGACAACAAGGGCGGCGCGGTCGCTCGGTTTGCCGAAAGCAGCGATCGCAACGCGGCAGAAAAGCTGCGCGGGACGCTGCTCACCGTCTCGAAGGACACTCTCCCGGCGCTCGAAGAAGGTGAGTACTACCACGCCGACCTGATCGGCTTGCGGGTGGAGACCGATGCCGGAACCACTGTCGGGCGAGTGATTGCGGTTGAAAACTTCGGCGCGACCGACATTCTCGAGATCGCGAAAGACCCTGTACCCGCGAAGGGCATGAAGACCTTTATGGTGCCGATGACCAAGGCGGCGGTGCTGAGCTGGGATACCGAGAAACTTGCGATCGCAGGCGATTTCGCCGACCAATAG
- a CDS encoding TIGR04222 domain-containing membrane protein produces the protein MQIFSSYTGFDFVAFYLVMLITSIFASIWMPAVLRRDGRPDEPKGMEETAFLSGGKVRHTTAILTDLFAQGAFEEEKRGKLRVVRKNFEVGEAGRAVLAEIGALRFSHFKSTLHNYARRVEAQLTERGLLLDQGQRFELRVLSILPYIALVVLGLYRVQAGSALGEPTGFLVALLLATAVFALVRFYKFNPRTRAGNEALKVLEERSSRLRRAPAASEVGFAVALFGTGVLVGTPWEPVHAMTQLQSGGNGGSGSNDGGCGGGGCGGGGCGGCGG, from the coding sequence GTGCAGATATTCTCATCTTACACGGGATTCGATTTTGTCGCGTTCTATCTCGTGATGCTGATCACCAGCATCTTTGCCAGCATCTGGATGCCGGCAGTGCTTCGCAGGGATGGTCGCCCAGACGAGCCGAAGGGAATGGAGGAAACCGCCTTCCTCTCCGGCGGAAAGGTTAGGCACACAACCGCGATCCTGACCGATCTCTTTGCACAAGGCGCGTTCGAGGAAGAGAAGCGCGGCAAGCTGCGGGTTGTGCGCAAGAACTTTGAGGTTGGAGAGGCTGGTCGCGCGGTTCTGGCAGAGATTGGCGCGCTCAGATTCTCGCACTTCAAGAGCACGCTCCACAACTATGCGCGCAGGGTTGAAGCGCAGTTGACTGAGCGCGGGCTATTGCTCGACCAGGGACAGCGGTTCGAACTGCGGGTTCTCTCGATCCTGCCTTACATCGCGCTGGTGGTTCTGGGGCTCTACCGTGTGCAGGCCGGTTCTGCGTTGGGCGAACCAACCGGTTTCCTCGTTGCGTTGCTGCTGGCCACTGCCGTCTTCGCCCTCGTGCGGTTCTACAAGTTCAATCCGCGAACACGGGCGGGCAACGAAGCGCTGAAGGTGCTGGAAGAGCGGTCGAGCCGTTTGCGCCGCGCCCCTGCAGCAAGTGAAGTTGGCTTTGCTGTCGCGCTATTTGGCACCGGAGTGCTGGTCGGAACACCGTGGGAGCCGGTACACGCCATGACACAGCTGCAGAGCGGTGGGAATGGTGGCTCCGGCAGCAACGATGGCGGTTGCGGCGGCGGGGGGTGCGGTGGCGGTGGTTGTGGAGGTTGCGGGGGGTAA
- a CDS encoding carbon-nitrogen hydrolase family protein: MTQLNVAICQAAPIPLDFSGGIEKAIRLAREAIEGGAQFVAFGETFLGGYPLWLDESPGAALWDHPGTKACHQIMLDNAIVPGDERLLPLQELCDESGACISLGAHERVRQSLYNNQLLFRPGEAPLDHRKLVPTHGERLIWMRGDGSTLGVHQAEWGRAGNLICWEHWMPLARAAMHNLGESVHVAAWPTVREEYALASRHYAMEGRCFVLAAGLVQTKADLFEGLENVGGSAEAKELFDAIESDVLNRGGSMIVAPDARVVAQAGEDEEILRAALDLSEIGQNLASLDTDGHYSRPDVFELSVDTRAKDGVNW, translated from the coding sequence ATGACCCAGCTCAACGTCGCAATCTGCCAAGCCGCTCCAATCCCGCTCGACTTCAGCGGAGGTATCGAAAAAGCCATTCGGCTTGCCCGCGAAGCTATTGAGGGCGGTGCGCAGTTTGTTGCCTTTGGCGAGACCTTCTTGGGTGGTTATCCGCTGTGGCTCGACGAGTCGCCCGGAGCAGCCTTGTGGGACCATCCGGGCACGAAAGCGTGCCACCAGATCATGCTCGATAATGCGATTGTCCCCGGCGACGAGCGGCTGCTGCCTTTGCAGGAGCTGTGCGACGAGAGCGGCGCATGCATCTCGCTCGGCGCGCATGAGCGGGTGCGGCAGAGCCTTTACAACAACCAGTTGCTGTTCCGTCCGGGCGAAGCGCCGCTTGATCACCGCAAGCTGGTGCCGACACATGGTGAGCGCCTGATCTGGATGCGCGGCGATGGCTCGACCCTCGGCGTGCATCAGGCCGAATGGGGCCGAGCAGGCAACCTGATTTGCTGGGAACACTGGATGCCGCTTGCCCGCGCGGCGATGCACAATCTCGGCGAGAGCGTGCATGTGGCGGCATGGCCGACAGTGCGCGAGGAATATGCTTTGGCCTCGCGGCATTACGCGATGGAGGGGCGGTGCTTTGTGCTTGCGGCGGGGCTGGTGCAGACAAAGGCGGACTTGTTCGAGGGACTGGAGAATGTCGGCGGCTCGGCTGAGGCCAAGGAGCTATTTGACGCCATCGAGAGCGATGTGCTCAACCGCGGAGGCTCAATGATCGTAGCACCGGATGCGCGGGTGGTCGCGCAAGCGGGTGAGGATGAAGAAATTCTCCGCGCCGCGTTAGATTTGAGCGAGATCGGGCAGAACCTGGCAAGCCTCGACACCGATGGCCACTACTCGCGGCCTGATGTGTT
- the ffh gene encoding signal recognition particle protein — protein sequence MFDNLSDRLGGVFDKLKGRGALKEQDVRDAMREVRIALLEADVALPVARRFIDSVTEKAVGQDVLKSVTPGQQVVKIVHDELIETLGGHDVEGLILEAKPPVVIMMVGLQGSGKTTTTAKLGKLIRERHGKKAMMASLDVNRPAAQEQLAVLGEQVDITTLPIVEGQQPVDIARRAMESARLQNFDVLLLDTAGRLHVDEALMAEMKAVSSVSEPTEVLLVVDSLTGQDAVNVAQSFSGEVPLTGVVLTRMDGDARGGAALSMRAVTGKPIKFAGTGEKLDAIETFRPGSVADRILGMGDVVSLVEKAAATIKEEEAEQLAANFEKGKFDLNDLRMQLKQMQNMGGLGMLAGMMPGMKKAKAAMAAADMDDKVLLHMDAIIGSMTEKERKNPALMNAKRKKRVAAGSGTDVQRVNKLLKMHQEMSRAMKQIKKMGGLKGLASMFGGGGAGGGMPGLGGPGAGGLPGLGGPGGPGGMPPGLPGLGGPKSKK from the coding sequence ATGTTTGACAATTTGTCCGACCGCCTTGGCGGCGTCTTTGACAAGCTCAAAGGACGCGGGGCGTTAAAGGAACAAGACGTTCGCGATGCGATGCGCGAAGTGCGGATTGCGTTGCTCGAAGCCGATGTCGCACTGCCGGTTGCGCGTCGTTTCATCGACTCGGTTACGGAAAAAGCCGTTGGCCAGGACGTGCTCAAATCGGTCACGCCGGGTCAGCAAGTCGTCAAGATCGTCCATGATGAACTGATCGAAACCCTAGGCGGGCATGACGTCGAGGGCCTGATCCTCGAAGCCAAGCCGCCAGTTGTGATCATGATGGTCGGCCTGCAGGGTTCGGGTAAGACGACCACGACCGCCAAACTCGGTAAGTTGATCCGCGAAAGGCACGGCAAGAAGGCCATGATGGCCTCGCTCGACGTCAATCGTCCCGCGGCGCAGGAGCAACTCGCTGTGCTCGGCGAGCAAGTCGATATTACGACGCTTCCAATCGTCGAAGGCCAGCAGCCAGTCGATATCGCTCGGCGCGCGATGGAATCGGCGCGACTTCAGAACTTCGACGTGCTGCTGCTCGATACCGCAGGCCGCCTGCATGTCGACGAAGCGCTGATGGCCGAGATGAAGGCTGTTTCCAGCGTCTCCGAACCGACTGAAGTGCTGCTGGTCGTCGACTCGCTGACCGGTCAGGATGCCGTGAACGTTGCGCAGTCCTTCTCCGGCGAAGTCCCGCTCACAGGCGTGGTGTTGACCCGTATGGACGGCGATGCACGCGGCGGTGCCGCGCTCTCGATGCGCGCTGTCACCGGCAAGCCGATCAAGTTTGCTGGCACGGGCGAGAAGCTCGACGCGATCGAGACTTTCCGCCCAGGCTCAGTCGCAGACCGTATCCTTGGCATGGGCGATGTCGTCAGTCTGGTCGAAAAGGCCGCGGCGACGATCAAGGAAGAAGAAGCCGAACAACTCGCCGCCAATTTCGAGAAGGGCAAATTCGACCTCAACGACCTGCGCATGCAGCTCAAGCAGATGCAGAATATGGGCGGCCTCGGGATGCTCGCAGGCATGATGCCTGGCATGAAAAAGGCCAAGGCAGCGATGGCTGCGGCCGATATGGACGACAAGGTCTTGCTCCATATGGACGCGATCATCGGCTCGATGACCGAGAAAGAGCGCAAGAACCCCGCTCTGATGAACGCAAAACGCAAAAAGCGCGTGGCCGCGGGCAGCGGCACCGATGTTCAGCGGGTCAACAAGCTGCTGAAGATGCATCAGGAAATGAGCCGCGCGATGAAGCAGATCAAGAAGATGGGCGGCCTGAAAGGCCTCGCATCGATGTTTGGCGGCGGGGGAGCCGGTGGCGGGATGCCCGGATTGGGCGGCCCCGGTGCTGGCGGACTGCCGGGACTTGGCGGACCCGGAGGACCGGGCGGCATGCCTCCCGGACTTCCCGGACTGGGCGGCCCAAAGTCGAAAAAGTGA
- the rpsP gene encoding 30S ribosomal protein S16 codes for MAIALRLSRGGAKKRPYYRIVAADSRAPRDGKYLEQIGVYNPLLAKDDEGRVKLNEDRARYWLGVGAQPSDRVLRFLDAAGIMEREARNNPNKAKPGEKATERAEEKAEKAAAAKEAEEEAKKAAEEEAKAAAEAPAEEAPAEEPAAEEAPAEEAAAEEAPAEEAAAEEAPAEEAPAEEAGEEKSEG; via the coding sequence ATGGCAATTGCACTTCGTCTTTCGCGCGGCGGCGCAAAGAAGCGTCCGTATTACCGCATCGTCGCAGCGGACAGCCGCGCACCACGTGACGGCAAGTATCTCGAGCAGATCGGTGTCTACAACCCACTGCTCGCCAAGGATGATGAAGGCCGCGTCAAGCTGAACGAAGATCGCGCGCGCTATTGGCTCGGCGTTGGCGCCCAGCCAAGTGATCGCGTCCTGCGTTTCCTCGACGCTGCTGGCATCATGGAGCGTGAAGCACGCAACAACCCGAACAAGGCCAAGCCGGGCGAGAAGGCAACCGAGCGCGCCGAAGAGAAGGCCGAGAAGGCCGCAGCCGCCAAGGAAGCTGAAGAAGAAGCCAAGAAGGCTGCTGAAGAAGAGGCGAAGGCCGCTGCTGAAGCACCTGCCGAGGAAGCCCCAGCGGAAGAGCCAGCCGCTGAAGAAGCGCCTGCTGAAGAAGCCGCCGCTGAGGAAGCACCGGCGGAAGAAGCTGCTGCTGAAGAGGCTCCGGCCGAAGAAGCACCTGCTGAAGAAGCTGGCGAAGAAAAGTCTGAGGGCTAA